From one Anopheles bellator chromosome 1, idAnoBellAS_SP24_06.2, whole genome shotgun sequence genomic stretch:
- the LOC131206477 gene encoding uncharacterized protein LOC131206477 gives MKMNEWRIPKLDSANCLWYLCVVGIVAVGTASYNIPDELVRCYRGNATLPGPPHTVQLLLELVRKIERHNPTTLDMRLLSAELIHRLRIDGIENVPGVAETQWITPYSPRGLMVPKYTLLRQLVSQVPGTIEFDAFLTSTEICHLHRMLSSAVEPFQRDDERITCPQTLMSADGNPQAPWVTQNKVQKSNTNRTTFDRPISRCPLERGTCHTRDYGTIAPGIVIMSIAAGLQPQNVLISEFVTAYRKRNLYENLETMETADTRKQLERLFASLESIDNMYAAGLVGDLAEVCFYQGPTQVTNVSVGLAGAWNDTYLPRVRYLAENHGGRWEMTDSEILAGIDGHYLAHNVPQFVKRLRRLRLSQVLEMYYSERGIPVASIENIARRPRPTKRPTVREELRVGQYSDREPSGRGRTGTGGSRFRSVFDEEREEDQHAPEITRACQRREILRSIELDKLKLETYKFVELLQYATGSVIVSEPLMQQICDATVDRFYEQATLLLDTVSSCLTEDTADAETVRKPNVDLTVVLDGSRDEYMNLQLVSFLVELIDVSYYGSYISVVNGETGQYMVNRTNSVADAFEQLDRFRGSFPRQLSLSRSFAAIVENLARQTDTERASFMVGGNAPVILVFAQSHRVTTADFESAHRMLRGSFEQFADLYFAFITNDPANFRQLITFNDTFHSRSLEEHYRIIDSSRTTIASFENEIAAVVKSIPQRLVVADCRTTDNRDVWRDQLVREELEQYLTPGVELRYRLVNTFMHNGGDVRVQFMTTDYGEFTVCEARDWRATPTNCQTTGPGQESLWFNFTRPCGGGIEDPACRSIYFTVRMESTNMLCNENDCQFPDQVRFVLRHEGLRCRSDGSGAMASLDARLFGIFFTIATIFSMSWI, from the exons ATGAAAATGAACGAGTGGCGGATTCCAAAATTGGACAGCGCCAACTGTCTATGGTACTTGTGCGTCGTAG GCATCGTGGCGGTTGGCACCGCGTCCTACAACATACCGGACGAGCTGGTACGGTGCTATCGCGGAAACGCCACACTGCCGGGTCCACCGCACACCGTACAGTTGTTGCTCGAGTTGGTGCGCAAAATCGAGCGCCACAATCCGACCACACTCGATATGCGTCTCCTGAGTGCCGAGCTGATCCACCG GTTACGGATAGATGGCATCGAGAACGTGCCCGGAGTGGCCGAAACGCAGTGGATCACACCGTACAGCCCGCGTGGTCTGATGGTACCGAAGTACACGCTCCTTCGCCAGCTGGTCTCGCAAGTGCCGGGAACCATCGAGTTTGATGCGTTTCTCACGTCGACCGAAATCTGCCACCTGCACCGAATGCTAAGCAGCGCCGTGGAACCGTTTCAGCGTGATGATGAACGTATCACCTGCCCGCAGACCCTGATGAGTGCGGACGGCAATCCTCAGGCCCCGTGGGTTACGCAGAACAA AGTCCAGAAATCAAACACCAACCGAACCACCTTCGATCGGCCCATCTCCCGGTGTCCGCTAGAGCGGGGAACTTGCCACACGCGGGACTATGGTACGATCGCGCCCGGCATCGTGATCATGTCGATCGCCGCCGGACTGCAGCCACAGAACGTGCTCATCAGCGAGTTCGTGACCGCCTACCGGAAGCGCAATCTGTACGAGAACCTCGAAACGATGGAAACGGCCGACACGCGCAAGCAGCTCGAGAGACTGTTCGCTTCGCTGGAATCGATCGACAACATGTACGCGGCCGGACTGGTGGGCGATCTGGCGGAGGTGTGCTTCTATCAGGGGCCGACGCAGGTGACGAACGTGAGCGTCGGATTGGCCGGAGCCTGGAACGATACCTACCTGCCGAGGGTTCGCTACCTGGCCGAGAATCACGGTGGCCGCTGGGAGATGACCGACAGCGAGATTCTTGCCGGTATCGATGGCCACTATCTTGCCCACAATGTACCACAGTTCGTGAAGCGGCTGCGGCGCTTACGGCTGTCCCAGGTGCTGGAGATGTACTACAGCGAGCGAGGCATTCCGGTGGCTTCGATCGAGAACATCGCCCGGCGTCCTCGTCCAACGAAGCGCCCGACTGTTCGAGAAGAGCTACGCGTCGGTCAGTACTCGGACCGTGAACCCTCGGGGCGaggccggaccggaaccggtggctcTCGGTTTCGCAGTGTGTTCGATGAGGAGCGCGAAGAGGATCAGCACGCTCCCGAGATCACACGTGCCTGCCAGCGACGAGAAAttctgcgatcgatcgaactcgACAAACTGAAGCTGGAGACGTACAAGTTTGTCGAGCTGTTGCAgtacgccaccggaagcgtgaTCGTCTCCGAACCGCTGATGCAGCAGATATGCGACGCGACGGTGGATCGCTTCTACGAACAGGCCACTTTGCTGTTGGACACGGTGTCCAGCTGCCTGACGGAGGACACGGCTGATGCCGAAACCGTTCGCAAGCCGAACGTGGATCTTACCGTGGTGCTAGATGGTTCGCGAGACGAGTACATGAACCTGCAGCTAGTATC ATTTCTGGTGGAACTGATCGATGTCTCCTACTACGGTTCGTACATCTCGGTCGTGAACGGTGAGACGGGCCAGTACATGGTGAACAGGACCAACAGCGTTGCCGACGCCTTCGAACAACTGGACCGTTTCCGAGGATCAT TTCCACGTCAGCTGTCGCTCTCGAGAAGTTTTGCCGCCATTGTAGAAAACCTTGCGCGCCAAACGGACACGGAGCGGGCCAGCTTCATGGTCGGAGGAAACGCGCCGGTAATACTCGTTTTTGCCCAGTCTCACCGCGTGACTACCGCTGACTTTGAAAGTGCCCACCGAATGTTGCGAGGTTCTTTCGAACAGTTTGCCGATCTCTACTTCGCATTCATCACAAACGATCCAGCCAACTTCAGGCAGTTGATAACGTTT AATGACACGTTCCACAGTCGATCACTGGAAGAACACTACAGGATCATCGATTCGTCACGAACAACGATCGCGAGCTTTGAGAACGAAATCGCCGCAGTTGTGAAGAGCATCCCGCAGCGATTGGTGGTAGCGGACTGTCGTACTACCGATAACCGTGACGTTTGGCGGGACCAGCTGGTACGCGAGGAACTGGAGCAGTATCTTACACCGGGTGTCGAGCTGCGCTATCGGCTAGTGAACACGTTTATGCACAACGGTGGCGACGTGCGGGTGCAGTTTATGACCACGGACTATGGGGAATTTACCGTGTGCGAAGCTCGTGACTGGCGGGCTACTCCGACCAACTGCCAGACGACGGGTCCGGGCCAGGAAAGTCTGTGGTTCAATTTCACTCGCCCGTGCGGAGGAGGGATCGAAGACCCGGCTTGTCGATCGATTTATTTCACGGTACGCATGGAGAGTACGAACATGCTGTGTAACGAAAACGATTGCCAGTTCCCGGACCAGGTGCGTTTCGTTCTGCGCCACGAGGGCTTGCGCTGTCGAAGCGACGGCAGTGGAGCAATGGCGTCGCTAGACGCCCGTTTGTTCGGCATATTCTTTACGATAGCCACAATATTTAGTATGTCTTGGATTTAA
- the LOC131212483 gene encoding protein sly1 homolog — translation MATLKDRQIAAIRQMLNLNQPMTKAISAEPVWKLLIYDRTGQDIISPLISIRELREMGVTLHIQLHSDRDSIPDVPAIYFCAATEENLGRIAQDFQSGLYDVYHLNFISPISRQKLEDLAAAALQAGCVANIHKVYDQYLNFITLEDDMFVLKHQNSDALSYYAINRANTQDFEMEGIMDSIVDSLFAVFVTLGTVPIIRCPKNCAAEMVARKLEKKLRENLWDARNNLFHMDATQTGAFSFQRPLLVLLDRNVDMATPLHHTWTYQALGHDVLELALNRVVVEEDPATEQQHIGTGAKPKTKACDLDSRDRFWCTHKGSPFPTVAEAIQEELEQYRSQEDEIKKLKTTMGIDGETDVAFSMVNDNTAKLTSAVNSLPQLMEKKRLIDMHTKIATSILNYIKSRRLDSFFELEEKIMSKQALDRALVEVLKDPEFGLPEDKMRLFIIYYICSNVTDAEFKRLEEALRECGCDLTPLPYLQRWKSIAKITLSSSNQYEGSGTKTVSMFSKLVSQGSSFVMEGVKNLVVKRHNLPVTKITEQLMECRTGGGSEVDDYLYLDPKLLKGSDVVPKNRAPFQDAIVFVVGGGNYIEYQNLVDFIKTKQSANSIRRIIYGASTLTNAKQFLKQLSLLGEEIGSH, via the exons ATGGCCACACTGAAAGACCGTCAGATAG CCGCCATCCGGCAGATGTTGAACCTGAATCAACCGATGACGAAGGCAATATCGGCCGAACCAGTGTGGAAGCTTCTGATCTACGATCGAACGGGCCAAGACATCATATCGCCCCTAATTTCGATTCGCGAACTGCGCGAGATGGGCGTCACCCTGCACAT ACAGCTGCACTCCGACCGCGATTCCATTCCCGATGTGCCGGCCATTTACTTTTGCGCGGCGACCGAAGAAAACTTGGGACGGATTGCGCAAGATTTTCAGAGCGGCCTCTACGATGTGTACCACCTGAACTTCATCTCGCCCATATCGCGCCAGAAGTTGGAGgacctggccgccgccgcactgCAGGCCGGCTGTGTGGCCAACATTCACAAGGTGTACGATCAGTACCTGAACTTTATCACGCTCGAGGACGATATGTTCGTGTTGAAGCACCAAAACAGTGACGCGCTGTCGTACTATG CCATAAACCGGGCTAACACGCAGGACTTCGAAATGGAAGGCATTATGGACAGCATAGTGGACAGTTTGTTTGCGGTGTTCGTCACGCTCGGTACCGTGCCGATCATACGCTGCCCGAAGAACTGTGCCGCCGAGATGGTGGCCCGAAAGTTGGAGAAAAAGCTGCGCGAGAACCTGTGGGACGCACGCAACAACCTCTTCCACATGGACGCGACACAGACCGGTGCGTTCAGCTTCCAGCGGCCGCTCCTGGTGTTGCTTGACCGAAACGTTGACATGGCTACGCCGCTCCACCATACCTGGACCTATCAGGCACTGGGTCACGATGTGCTGGAGCTCGCACTGAACCGGGTCGTGGTCGAGGAAGATCCGGCCACCGAACAGCAGCACATCGGGACGGGAGCGAAACCAAAGACGAAAGCGTGCGATCTGGACTCCCGCGACCGGTTCTGGTGCACGCACAAGGGCAGCCCGtttccgacggtggccgaagcGATACAGGAGGAACTGGAGCAGTACCGCTCGCAGGAGGACGAAATTAAGAAGCTCAAGACGACGATGGGTATCGACGGGGAGACCGACGTGGCGTTCTCGATGGTGAACGATAACACCGCCAAACTGACCAGCGCCGTCAACTCGTTGCCGCAGCTGATGGAGAAGAAGCGACTGATCGACATGCACACGAAGATCGCGACGTCGATCCTGAACTACATCAAATCCCGTCGGTTGGACTCGTTCTTCGAGCTGGAGGAGAAGATCATGTCGAAGCAAGCGCTAGATCGGGCCCTGGTGGAAGTGCTGAAGGATCCCGAGTTTGGGCTGCCGGAGGACAAAATGCGACTGTTTATTATCTACTACATCTGCAGCAATGTGACCGACGCGGAGTTCAAGCGCCTCGAAGAGGCACTGCGCGAGTGCGGCTGTGACCTAACGCCGCTGCCATACCTGCAGCGGTGGAA GAGTATCGCGAAGATTACACTGTCCAGCTCCAACCAATACGAAGGAAGTGGCACCAAAACGGTGTCCATGTTCTCGAAACTCGTCTCCCAGGGATCGTCCTTCGTGATGGAGGGGGTCAAGAATTTGGTCGTCAAACGTCAC AATCTTCCGGTCACCAAGATCACCGAGCAGCTGATGGAGTGCCGTACCGGGGGCGGTTCCGAGGTGGACGATTACCTGTACCTCGACCCGAAGCTGCTGAAAGGCAGCGACGTGGTGCCGAAGAACCGTGCGCCGTTCCAGGATGCGATCGTGTTCGTGGTGGGCGGTGGCAACTACATCGAGTACCAGAATCTGGTGGATTTCATCAAAACGAAGCAAAGCGCCAACAGCATCCGCCGCATCATTTACGGTGCGTCGACGCTAACGAACGCCAAGCAGTTCCTGAAACAACTGTCGCTACTGGGCGAGGAAATCGGGAGTCACTAG
- the LOC131208498 gene encoding beta-arrestin-1 produces MNTHLQGSSPRSPAPSPDPDVDEGSSKKQATRVFKKSSSNGKITVYLGKRDFVDHITHVDPIDGVVLIDPDYVKDRKVFGHVLAAFRYGREDLDVLGLTFRKDLYLASEQIYPPLETDRPLTRLQERLIRKLGSNAYPFYFEVPPHCPASVSLQPAPGDTGKPCGVDYELKAFVGESQEDKPHKRNSVRLAIRKIMYAPSKLGEQPSIEVSKEYILKPNKIHLEASLDKELYHHGESLSVNVHIANNSSKTVKKIKVSVRQFADICLFSTAQYKCTVAEVESEDGCQVAPGFTLSKVFTLTPLLANNKDKWGLALDGQLKHEDTNLASSTLSRTLVDGKYRIADPSQRENLGIIVQYKVKVKLCITPLGGDLVAELPFILMHPKPDDDEPVIGDRSPGRTVNSADRKHGYPAGHDAGSNSNNGDANAAKEDGPNLIQLDGDDNCQDDDIIFEDFARLRLKGAETEA; encoded by the exons ATGAATACCCATCTGCAAGGTTCGTCCCCGAGGTCTCCGGCCCCATCGCCGGATCCTGACGTCGACGAGGGTAGTTCTAAAAAGCAGGCAACCAG GGTTTTCAAGAAAAGTTCTTCTAACGGCAAAATCACCGTGTACTTGGGGAAACGTGACTTTGTCGATCACATCACACACGTCGATCCGATAG ATGGTGTCGTGCTGATAGATCCAGACTATGTGAAGGATAGGAAAGTTTTCGGTCACGTACTGGCTGCGTTCAGGTACGGGCGAGAGGATTTGGATGTGCTGGGCTTAACCTTCAGGAAGGACCTCTATCTGGCATCGGAACAG ATTTACCCACCGCTGGAAACGGACCGACCACTGACCCGCCTACAGGAGCGCCTGATCCGGAAGCTCGGCTCGAACGCGTATCCTTTCTACTTCGAGGTTCCGCCACACTGTCCAGCGTCCGTGTCGCTGCAGCCGGCCCCAGGCGACACCGGGAAACCGTGCGGTGTCGACTACGAACTGAAGGCCTTCGTCGGCGAGTCGCAGGAGGACAAACCGCACAAACGGAACTCGGTCCGGTTAGCGATAAGGAAAATCATGTACGCACCCTCGAAGCTCGGCGAGCAGCCGTCGATCGAGGTCAGCAAAGAGTACATACTGAAGCCAAATAAAATTCACCTTGAAGCGAGTCTGGATAAGGAG CTTTACCACCATGGCGAGAGCTTGTCGGTGAATGTACATATAGCGAATAATTCAAGTAAAACGGTTAAGAAAATTAAGGTGTCAGTCCGGCAGTTTGCCGATATCTGTCTCTTCTCGACGGCACAGTACAAGTGCACGGTGGCGGAGGTCGAATCCGA AGACGGATGCCAGGTTGCTCCCGGTTTTACTCTATCGAAAGTGTTTACGCTGACgccactgctggccaataacAAAGACAAGTGGGGCCTGGCACTTGACGGGCAGCTGAAGCATGAGGACACCAATCTGGCCTCGAGCACGCT GTCTCGCACGCTGGTCGACGGAAAATATAG AATTGCAGATCCATCGCAGCGGGAAAATCTGGGCATCATTGTGCAGTATAAAGTGAAGGTCAAACTATGCATCACACCGTTGGGCGG TGATTTGGTGGCCGAGTTGCCGTTCATTCTCATGCACCCGAagccggacgacgatgagccgGTGATAGGAGACCGTTCGCCTGGGCGGACGGTAAACAGCGCCGACCGGAAGCACGGATACCCAGCCGGACACGACgctggcagcaacagcaacaacggggATGCGAACGCAGCCAAGGAGGATGGCCCGAACCTTATTCAGCTGGACGG GGACGACAACTGTCAGGATGACGATATTATCTTTGAAGATTTCGCCCGATTACGCTTGAAAGGCGCCGAAACGGAAGCTTAG
- the LOC131210951 gene encoding elongation of very long chain fatty acids protein 4-like, whose amino-acid sequence MAAANISESIPFYDVFGYYEWTLTLADPRTKGWPMVDSVMPTFTCVCIYLFLVWIGPRIMRDRKPFDLTSFLIPYNLAMALLNLYICLQLFVGSTMRRYSYICEPCRQSIDPAELRIVDAVWWYYFSKVLEFSDTFFFILRKKDNQLTFLHVYHHSTMFSFWWIGIKWVPSGSTFLPAMVNSFIHVLMYAYYGLSAVGPHMNKYLWWKKYLTILQLIQFTVAMILGINGIVTGCEFPLWMHYTLIGYMISFIVLFGNFYAQAYLQGKPIRQFEINCINMGAIKEQKEKCT is encoded by the exons ATGGCGGCGGCAAACATCAGCGAAAGCATCCCGTTCTACGACGTGTTCGGGTACTACGAGTGGACCCTGACGCTGGCGGACCCGCGGACGAAGGGCTGGCCGATGGTGGACTCCGTCATGCCGACGTTCACCTGCGTGTGCATATACCTGTTCCTCGTCTGGATTGGCCCCCGAATCATGCGTGA CCGGAAACCGTTCGACCTCACCTCGTTCCTGATACCCTACAACCTGGCGATGGCCCTGCTCAACCTCTACATCTGCCTGCAGCTCTTCGTGGGTTCGACCATGCGACGGTACAGCTACATCTGTGAGCCGTGCCGGCAAAGCATCGATCCGGCGGAACTGCGC ATCGTCGATGCCGTCTGGTGGTACTACTTCTCCAAGGTGCTCGAGTTCTCCGACACGTTCTTCTTCATCCTGCGCAAAAAGGACAATCAGCTGACGTTCCTGCACGTGTACCACCACAGCACCATGTTTTCGTTCTGGTGGATCGGCATCAAGTGGGTGCCCAGCGGAAGCA CGTTCCTTCCGGCGATGGTCAACTCGTTCATTCACGTACTAATGTACGCGTACTACGGTCTTTCTGCGGTCGGCCCGCACATGAACAAGTACCTGTGGTGGAAGAAGTACCTCACGATCCTGCAGCTG ATTCAGTTCACCGTCGCCATGATACTCGGTATCAATGGTATTGTCACGGGGTGTGAGTTCCCGCTGTGGATGCACTACACGCTAATCGGCTACATGATCTCGTTCATCGTGCTGTTCGGCAACTTCTACGCCCAGGCCTACCTGCAAGGCAAACCGATCCGGCAGTTCGAGATCAACTGCATCAACATGGGCGCCATCAAAGAGCAGAAGGAGAAATGCACCTAA